In one Granulicella cerasi genomic region, the following are encoded:
- a CDS encoding HNH endonuclease, which yields MDSGHCDDHAERRRDRDRWRGSATQRGYDSGWKWIRLVALRRDKYLCQHCLRDGRVTPALDVDHIVPIASAPQLRLTLSNLQSLCRPCHRAKTVRSEHQQQKTSSANETEPHLNRSAQSESG from the coding sequence GTGGATAGCGGTCATTGCGACGACCATGCTGAGCGCCGCAGAGATCGCGACCGATGGCGTGGATCAGCCACTCAGCGTGGGTACGACAGCGGTTGGAAATGGATACGGCTCGTCGCTCTGAGGCGGGACAAATACCTCTGTCAACACTGTCTACGCGATGGACGAGTGACACCTGCACTCGACGTGGATCACATCGTACCGATTGCATCAGCTCCACAGCTACGACTGACCTTGAGCAACCTGCAAAGCCTCTGTAGACCCTGTCATAGAGCAAAGACGGTCAGAAGTGAACACCAGCAGCAGAAAACAAGCTCTGCCAATGAAACAGAGCCTCACCTCAATAGATCGGCACAAAGCGAGAGCGGATAG
- a CDS encoding RNA polymerase sigma factor: protein MSEHTEQNAIALSACRTTAVSEARRRGLSAEDAEDVAQDVVIRLLGVLNRGAEIRSVKAWTITATRRLIIDLHRQQSSSRHGAGLLESLDALDDDWDDFRLCK, encoded by the coding sequence ATGAGCGAGCACACTGAGCAAAACGCAATCGCACTTTCCGCGTGCCGCACCACAGCTGTATCAGAGGCACGGCGACGAGGACTCAGCGCAGAGGACGCAGAGGATGTGGCTCAGGACGTTGTTATCCGTCTGCTCGGCGTCCTCAACCGGGGTGCGGAGATTCGCTCGGTCAAGGCATGGACGATTACAGCCACACGCCGCCTCATCATTGACCTACATCGCCAGCAGTCTTCATCGAGGCACGGAGCTGGATTACTGGAGTCGCTGGATGCTCTCGATGATGATTGGGACGATTTTCGTCTATGTAAATAG
- a CDS encoding phage terminase small subunit P27 family: protein MAGRKPKPTIIKQLSGNPGKRRLNKSEPSFSAGATCPKHLDKVAKAEWKRIAADLTTSGLLTSVDRSALAAYCVAFSRWIKAEELLEREGLVIVSPKSGYAMPHPAVSISNTAMTLMHKFASEFGFTPSSRSRINVAAPTKTKADPLDAFFDLNTNDDEGLRQ from the coding sequence ATGGCCGGAAGAAAACCCAAACCGACAATTATCAAGCAACTATCAGGGAACCCCGGAAAACGCAGATTGAACAAGTCCGAACCCTCATTCTCCGCTGGTGCCACCTGCCCGAAGCATCTGGATAAGGTCGCTAAAGCCGAATGGAAACGAATAGCGGCTGACCTCACCACATCAGGTCTGCTGACCTCCGTTGACCGCTCAGCACTCGCCGCGTACTGCGTTGCATTTTCGCGCTGGATCAAAGCTGAGGAGCTTCTTGAACGCGAAGGCCTAGTCATCGTCTCTCCGAAGAGTGGCTACGCGATGCCGCACCCTGCGGTCTCCATCTCAAACACCGCGATGACCTTGATGCACAAATTCGCATCGGAGTTCGGTTTCACGCCTTCCTCACGCTCTCGCATAAACGTCGCGGCTCCCACCAAGACAAAGGCAGACCCTTTGGACGCATTTTTCGACCTGAACACCAACGATGATGAAGGACTACGCCAATGA